In bacterium, a genomic segment contains:
- a CDS encoding FAD-dependent oxidoreductase: MKSYDVVIIGAGIMGLSIGYELRLRNQKLRIAVVEKGTAGKEASWASVGMLEPQLIITQDSLNEENGIQRSFLNLCIESQFIFEEYIRRVEWVSKVNCEYRKEGILKLIPPDENADEKITWLARIGIRGHYWDQDEIEKNEPALAEGFSAIHLPGNHQVENRKLVKALIYACKQTNVEIIENCPIADFNIVNDAIADISGLAEKYTAAHYILTAGAWSSQFPGLHGIIPDIRPMRGQIFSMQMPNEKFVRHAGSLNDFYYVPRNDGRILIGSTVEDVGFNKSVSKDVTDEFLKKLETIFPNSIYFKAIESWAGLRPVSQDRFPILGETALSNLFVASGHFRNGILLMPITARLVADVILDQKVSPLIQPFSTARFFRD; encoded by the coding sequence GTGAAAAGTTATGATGTTGTAATTATCGGCGCCGGTATAATGGGACTGTCGATCGGTTATGAATTACGATTACGAAATCAAAAGCTGAGAATAGCCGTTGTGGAAAAAGGGACAGCGGGCAAAGAAGCTTCCTGGGCGTCAGTAGGAATGTTGGAACCACAGTTGATCATCACGCAGGATTCTTTAAATGAGGAAAATGGAATTCAGCGTTCATTTCTAAACTTATGTATCGAAAGTCAATTCATATTCGAAGAATATATACGCCGCGTTGAATGGGTTAGCAAAGTTAACTGTGAATACCGAAAAGAAGGAATTCTGAAATTAATTCCGCCTGATGAAAATGCGGATGAAAAGATAACTTGGCTCGCTCGGATCGGGATTCGCGGGCACTATTGGGACCAGGACGAAATAGAAAAAAACGAACCGGCATTGGCGGAGGGTTTTTCAGCCATTCATTTACCTGGCAATCATCAGGTTGAGAATCGGAAACTTGTTAAAGCGTTGATTTATGCATGCAAGCAGACGAACGTTGAGATTATAGAAAACTGCCCCATTGCCGATTTCAATATAGTGAACGATGCCATAGCTGACATTAGCGGCTTGGCGGAAAAATATACAGCAGCGCATTATATTTTGACCGCCGGCGCTTGGAGTTCACAGTTTCCCGGTTTGCACGGCATCATACCCGATATTCGGCCGATGCGCGGGCAGATTTTTTCTATGCAAATGCCCAACGAGAAGTTCGTTCGCCATGCGGGAAGCCTCAATGACTTCTATTATGTTCCGCGTAATGACGGACGCATCCTGATCGGTTCTACGGTTGAAGATGTGGGTTTCAATAAATCCGTGTCAAAAGACGTTACGGACGAGTTCTTAAAGAAGTTGGAAACGATATTCCCGAACTCCATTTATTTTAAGGCAATCGAATCGTGGGCCGGATTAAGGCCGGTCAGCCAGGATAGGTTTCCGATACTGGGAGAAACCGCGTTAAGTAACCTTTTCGTCGCATCCGGACATTTCAGGAACGGTATTCTCTTGATGCCGATTACTGCAAGGCTAGTGGCAGATGTGATTTTGGATCAGAAAGTCTCGCCGTTGATCCAGCCGTTTTCGACAGCGCGCTTTTTCAGGGATTAG
- a CDS encoding PEGA domain-containing protein: MELNKLGRYEITQVLGQGAMGIVYKGVDPKIGRTVALKTLKTAGEIPADQLAEFQRRFEQEAQSAGRLTHPNIVTIYDVGEEQGLAYIAMEFIKGKALDEYISEKSPFSIDQIVNIMVQICEGLGYAHKNGVIHRDIKPANIVLTDDHIAKITDFGIAKITSTSATQTGMVVGTPSYMSPEQITGRGVDNRSDIFSIGAVFYELLTYERAFPGDNITTVMYRVVHENPTPLSVANMSVPAQFDQIVMKALAKNPADRYPDAESMGKDIQNYKNAASTQIASTQAFNPADYKGTVVMSSKTAATMAVPASSATTPPAASSSAPVQSATKNKPIVLISTITAVVCAVLLYIIFGIFTSSEKASLQIALNILKGTAVLDGTDYQIENGQLAVQNVSAEEHELLIKHEGYDDFKTKLLFAENEEKKLNVTMKLAPVQFPSGVDTAYLTISSKPDIIAVQTNTGKFIGYTPLLKVPFPVGKHTLVYSKEYYGTQTKDVDLRKKREYKDALNLEVKKGSISVSDVNPKKVQVILDGTTLKPEKDGVTYIVPFGKRKITLKQEGYKPFEQEVVINSQETLKLNSTLEQLFGAISITSVPSEADVFIDGNNVGKTPLKLDKVAAGQREIKVQKGNLVSIKKFIVIENQENNLAELKLLASVGYLKLVVNPWAKIYVDGKSMGSSPPVDNLELKPGTYKIKIENPAYRPVTKNVTINAGSTTSLQHDFK; the protein is encoded by the coding sequence GTGGAATTAAATAAACTGGGGCGATACGAAATTACACAGGTTCTTGGACAAGGCGCTATGGGAATCGTGTACAAAGGCGTTGATCCGAAAATTGGAAGAACTGTTGCGCTTAAGACGTTGAAAACAGCCGGGGAAATACCGGCAGATCAACTGGCAGAATTTCAGCGGCGTTTTGAACAGGAAGCGCAATCCGCAGGCCGCCTGACGCATCCGAATATCGTAACGATATATGATGTTGGCGAAGAACAAGGATTGGCTTATATCGCTATGGAATTTATCAAAGGGAAGGCATTGGACGAATACATATCGGAAAAAAGCCCTTTCTCAATTGATCAGATCGTCAACATCATGGTGCAGATATGCGAAGGACTCGGATATGCGCATAAGAATGGCGTCATTCACCGTGACATCAAACCGGCAAATATCGTATTGACCGACGACCATATTGCAAAAATTACAGATTTCGGCATTGCAAAAATTACTTCTACGAGCGCGACGCAAACGGGCATGGTCGTTGGCACGCCGAGTTACATGTCGCCGGAACAGATCACCGGAAGAGGCGTGGATAATCGCTCAGATATTTTTTCTATTGGAGCCGTCTTTTATGAATTGCTGACTTACGAAAGAGCGTTTCCCGGCGATAATATTACTACCGTCATGTATCGCGTGGTGCATGAAAATCCCACTCCACTGTCTGTAGCTAATATGTCGGTTCCGGCGCAATTTGACCAAATTGTCATGAAAGCGCTTGCAAAGAATCCGGCTGACCGTTATCCTGACGCGGAGTCCATGGGCAAGGACATTCAAAATTACAAAAACGCCGCCAGCACGCAAATTGCATCTACACAGGCTTTTAATCCTGCTGACTATAAAGGTACTGTTGTGATGTCCAGTAAAACCGCGGCGACCATGGCGGTGCCTGCGTCGTCTGCCACAACGCCTCCTGCTGCATCATCCTCCGCGCCGGTTCAGTCAGCAACAAAGAACAAACCTATCGTCTTGATTTCCACTATAACCGCGGTTGTCTGTGCAGTTCTTCTCTATATTATTTTTGGAATTTTCACTTCCTCTGAGAAGGCTTCCCTGCAGATCGCTCTTAACATCCTCAAAGGTACGGCTGTATTGGATGGAACAGATTATCAAATTGAAAACGGCCAACTAGCTGTTCAAAATGTTTCTGCCGAGGAACACGAATTATTAATTAAACACGAGGGATACGACGACTTCAAAACTAAGTTGTTGTTCGCTGAAAACGAAGAAAAGAAACTGAATGTTACTATGAAACTTGCTCCCGTTCAATTTCCCTCGGGCGTCGACACGGCTTATTTGACCATTTCGTCCAAACCCGACATAATCGCAGTTCAAACCAATACGGGCAAGTTTATCGGATACACGCCGCTGCTCAAAGTTCCGTTTCCGGTTGGAAAACACACATTAGTTTATTCAAAGGAATACTATGGTACTCAGACAAAAGATGTTGATCTACGAAAAAAGCGAGAATACAAAGATGCGCTTAATTTGGAAGTCAAAAAAGGATCCATTTCCGTTTCGGATGTAAATCCAAAAAAAGTTCAGGTCATTCTCGATGGTACAACACTCAAACCTGAAAAAGACGGGGTGACGTATATCGTGCCTTTCGGCAAGCGTAAGATTACTCTAAAACAAGAAGGATATAAACCATTTGAACAAGAAGTCGTTATTAACAGTCAGGAAACTCTTAAACTCAATTCGACGTTAGAACAACTATTTGGCGCTATTTCTATTACATCCGTTCCGAGCGAAGCGGATGTATTTATCGATGGCAACAACGTGGGCAAAACCCCATTGAAGCTTGACAAGGTTGCAGCGGGGCAACGTGAAATCAAAGTTCAAAAAGGAAATCTGGTGTCGATTAAGAAATTCATCGTTATTGAGAACCAGGAAAACAACCTTGCCGAACTTAAATTACTTGCTTCGGTTGGTTATTTGAAACTTGTCGTCAATCCTTGGGCTAAAATCTATGTTGACGGCAAATCCATGGGATCTTCTCCCCCTGTGGACAACCTTGAATTGAAACCGGGTACGTACAAAATAAAAATAGAAAACCCGGCATACAGACCGGTTACAAAAAACGTAACCATTAATGCCGGTTCAACCACTTCTCTACAACACGATTTTAAGTAA
- a CDS encoding tetratricopeptide repeat protein — translation MPVQPLLYNTILSNRCIMTKLFFSAVLMLLFFGCATKEAAKTTRDEKTKNTKKINADDALKNGIEAYKVRDYEKAKSSLHKATQQKLSKSNLVSAHKHLAFIYSIQGNADEAYKEFSKAFKLDKKFKLDKSEAGHPAWTPSFQWAQKESALINAKGSELFDEGKDYYSKRDNTNAIRSLEAAVSKEDLKTSRKVEAYKLLAFIYAVDRNPAQAKLAFKKAFGLDNSFQLDKSEYGNPVWTPLYDEVKKQFQKK, via the coding sequence ATGCCGGTTCAACCACTTCTCTACAACACGATTTTAAGTAACAGGTGCATCATGACAAAATTATTTTTTTCAGCCGTTTTGATGTTGTTGTTTTTTGGCTGTGCCACTAAAGAAGCCGCCAAGACAACGAGAGATGAAAAAACTAAGAATACTAAGAAAATTAATGCAGATGATGCATTAAAAAATGGCATTGAGGCATACAAAGTCCGTGATTATGAGAAAGCAAAATCGTCGCTTCACAAAGCAACACAGCAAAAACTATCAAAGAGTAACCTTGTTTCCGCACATAAACACCTTGCTTTTATTTATTCTATCCAAGGCAATGCGGATGAAGCTTACAAAGAATTCAGCAAAGCATTTAAGTTAGACAAGAAATTTAAGTTGGACAAATCAGAAGCAGGTCACCCGGCTTGGACGCCTTCTTTTCAATGGGCTCAGAAAGAATCAGCTTTGATTAACGCCAAGGGTTCCGAGCTTTTTGACGAAGGAAAAGACTATTATTCTAAACGTGATAATACGAATGCTATCCGATCGCTCGAGGCAGCCGTCTCAAAAGAAGATTTGAAAACAAGCAGGAAAGTGGAGGCGTATAAACTCCTTGCTTTTATTTATGCTGTTGATAGAAATCCGGCACAGGCTAAACTCGCATTTAAGAAAGCCTTTGGCCTGGACAATTCTTTTCAACTGGACAAATCAGAATACGGCAATCCGGTCTGGACGCCGTTGTATGATGAAGT